In Phreatobacter aquaticus, a single genomic region encodes these proteins:
- a CDS encoding Gfo/Idh/MocA family protein — MISMTDGAKPLRVGVVGLGVMGKNHARVLDELPGVTLVGVADPDGVQVEFVTSRLGCAGFSTLDALMDAGIDALTIAAPTQLHTQIALQAIARGIHVLIEKPIAQTVEDGQRILDAASRAGLTLMVGHVERFNPAVQSIKQALAGEDILSIQITRVGPFPPRMSDIGVVIDLAVHDIDLIRWFTGSEIQDIQPQTNSIHAAREDIALLQFRTVSGVLAHINTNWLTPFKARTVHVATRNKYITGDLITRQVTECFDYKPDGSYSMRHLSVAYAEPLRAELVAFIDAVRTGKAPAVLGTDGLASLDIAMRCLGDRGQSAPKLAAAGE, encoded by the coding sequence ATGATCAGCATGACGGATGGAGCCAAGCCCCTCAGGGTCGGCGTGGTCGGCCTTGGCGTCATGGGCAAGAACCACGCCCGCGTGCTGGATGAGCTGCCGGGCGTGACGCTGGTCGGCGTCGCCGATCCCGATGGCGTCCAGGTCGAGTTCGTGACCTCGCGGCTTGGCTGCGCCGGCTTTTCCACGCTCGACGCGCTGATGGATGCCGGCATCGACGCCCTGACCATCGCCGCCCCCACCCAGCTCCATACCCAGATCGCGCTCCAGGCCATCGCCCGCGGCATCCATGTGCTGATCGAAAAGCCGATCGCCCAGACGGTCGAGGACGGCCAGCGCATCCTCGACGCCGCGTCGCGCGCCGGCCTCACCCTGATGGTCGGCCATGTCGAGCGGTTCAATCCGGCGGTCCAGTCGATCAAGCAGGCGCTGGCCGGCGAGGACATCCTGTCGATCCAGATCACCCGCGTCGGCCCCTTCCCGCCGCGCATGTCGGATATCGGCGTGGTCATCGACCTCGCGGTCCACGACATCGACCTCATCCGCTGGTTCACCGGCTCGGAAATCCAGGACATCCAGCCGCAGACCAATTCGATCCATGCGGCGCGCGAGGACATCGCCCTCCTGCAGTTCCGCACGGTGTCGGGCGTGCTCGCCCATATCAACACCAACTGGCTGACGCCGTTCAAGGCGCGCACGGTGCATGTGGCGACCCGCAACAAATACATCACCGGCGATCTCATCACCCGCCAGGTGACCGAGTGCTTCGACTACAAGCCCGACGGCTCCTATTCGATGCGCCACCTGTCGGTTGCCTATGCCGAGCCGCTCCGCGCCGAACTCGTCGCCTTCATCGATGCGGTGCGCACGGGCAAGGCCCCCGCCGTCCTCGGCACGGACGGCCTCGCCAGCCTCGACATCGCCATGCGCTGCCTTGGCGATCGCGGGCAGAGCGCGCCGAAGCTGGCAGCGGCTGGGGAATGA
- a CDS encoding Bug family tripartite tricarboxylate transporter substrate binding protein — MTAMLSRRLVIAAGATGLAAPALAQAWPARPVRVVVPYSAGGGADTVSRILFQRLSEELGQSFFIENRGGAGGTLGANVVATATPDGYTVLYDATAHSANPTLFARLPYDTLAAFRPVFLSAVVPNLLLVNPGVKERTVAEIIAAAKAAPGRIDWASSGNGSAQHLALELFRTMAGIDVSHVPYRGGGPALNDLVAGQIRYFFSNASSSIGHVRGGSLRAIAHTSKTPLDLLPGLPAVADTLPGYEALEWNGVFVPAGTSDAIVARLNAGLNAVIRQPAIRERLQGLAVTVRENTPEEFGAFVRAEIEKWGAVIKAAGIRVE; from the coding sequence ATGACTGCCATGCTTTCTCGCCGCCTCGTCATCGCCGCAGGTGCCACCGGGCTGGCTGCCCCGGCGCTCGCCCAGGCCTGGCCCGCCCGGCCAGTACGCGTCGTCGTGCCCTATTCGGCGGGCGGCGGCGCCGACACGGTGAGCCGCATCCTGTTCCAGCGGCTCTCCGAGGAACTGGGCCAGTCCTTCTTCATCGAGAACAGGGGCGGGGCAGGGGGCACGCTCGGCGCCAATGTCGTCGCCACCGCGACGCCCGATGGCTATACGGTGCTCTATGACGCGACCGCGCATTCGGCCAATCCGACGCTGTTCGCGCGCCTGCCCTATGACACGCTCGCAGCGTTCCGGCCGGTCTTCCTGTCGGCCGTCGTGCCGAACCTGCTTCTGGTCAATCCGGGGGTGAAGGAGCGCACCGTCGCCGAGATCATTGCGGCGGCGAAGGCTGCTCCCGGCCGCATCGACTGGGCCTCGTCCGGCAATGGATCGGCCCAGCATCTGGCCCTCGAACTGTTCCGCACCATGGCCGGGATCGATGTCAGCCATGTGCCCTATCGGGGCGGCGGGCCGGCACTGAACGATCTGGTGGCGGGACAGATCCGCTATTTCTTCTCCAATGCCTCCTCGTCGATCGGCCATGTGCGCGGCGGATCGCTGCGCGCCATCGCCCATACGAGCAAGACGCCGCTCGACCTGCTGCCTGGCCTGCCGGCGGTCGCCGATACGCTGCCCGGCTATGAGGCCCTGGAATGGAATGGCGTCTTCGTTCCGGCGGGAACGAGCGATGCGATCGTCGCGCGGCTGAATGCCGGCCTCAATGCGGTGATCCGCCAGCCGGCCATTCGTGAGCGGCTGCAGGGGCTTGCGGTGACGGTGCGCGAGAATACGCCTGAGGAGTTTGGCGCTTTCGTGCGGGCGGAAATCGAGAAATGGGGCGCTGTGATCAAGGCCGCCGGGATCAGGGTTGAGTAG
- a CDS encoding GntR family transcriptional regulator, giving the protein MVLAQAPSVDSRLPLYQQLREGFVATIAEGLWKPGDAIPAEDELAVRHGVAVGTVRKAIEGLVGEGLLERRQGRGTFVRRADFGSALARFFRMTDAAGQSIRPQARILARDILPADGETAERLGLMAGDPVIGLRRLRLADGVAILAEEIRLDHKAFGPLADLALTDFGDLLYPLYERICGRVVATARETIRFQPLSAPMAEALELPLDRAAVVIERVAFGFDGNPLEFRRSYGPADRFSYSIDIR; this is encoded by the coding sequence ATGGTCCTTGCGCAAGCCCCTTCTGTCGACAGCCGCCTGCCGCTGTATCAGCAATTGCGGGAAGGCTTCGTCGCGACGATCGCCGAAGGATTGTGGAAGCCGGGCGATGCGATCCCCGCAGAGGACGAGCTTGCCGTGCGCCACGGCGTGGCCGTCGGCACGGTGCGCAAGGCGATCGAGGGCCTGGTGGGCGAGGGCCTGCTTGAGCGGCGCCAGGGCCGGGGCACCTTTGTTCGCCGGGCGGATTTCGGGAGTGCGCTGGCCCGCTTCTTCCGCATGACGGATGCGGCCGGGCAGTCGATCCGGCCACAGGCCCGCATTCTCGCCCGCGACATCCTGCCGGCCGATGGCGAGACCGCCGAGCGGCTTGGCCTGATGGCCGGCGATCCCGTGATCGGATTGCGGCGCCTGCGCCTGGCCGATGGCGTGGCGATCCTGGCCGAAGAGATCAGGCTCGACCACAAGGCCTTCGGGCCGCTCGCCGATCTCGCCCTCACCGATTTCGGTGATCTTCTCTATCCGCTCTACGAGCGCATCTGCGGACGCGTCGTTGCGACGGCGCGCGAGACGATCCGGTTTCAGCCGCTGTCCGCGCCCATGGCGGAGGCGCTCGAGCTCCCCCTCGACAGGGCCGCTGTCGTCATCGAGCGCGTGGCGTTCGGTTTCGACGGCAATCCGCTCGAGTTCCGCCGCTCCTACGGTCCGGCCGACCGCTTTTCCTATTCGATCGACATCCGCTAA
- a CDS encoding amidohydrolase family protein produces the protein MTSASASMPRVDTHAHIFHRGLTAIATARYVPAYDVALADYLAFLDAHGIARGVLVQPSFLGSDNSHLVEALQQASGRLAGVAVVEEALPESQMARLAEAGIRGLRFNLVGRAPTLIADPAHRPTLRAAEQLGLHVELHADAPDLLRALAVLDGFDGPIVVDHFGRPSATAGELEGLLALAKDPRIHVKLSAPYRVQRPDATSLAPLFVAAFGTERLLWGSDWPWTQFEDRVTANAVLPAALGLTPAMVEGLDATAMRLFFPGAAQPNAA, from the coding sequence ATGACGAGCGCAAGTGCCTCCATGCCCCGGGTCGATACCCATGCCCATATTTTCCACCGCGGCCTGACGGCCATCGCGACGGCGCGCTATGTGCCCGCCTATGACGTCGCTCTGGCCGATTATCTCGCCTTCCTCGACGCACACGGGATCGCGCGCGGCGTCCTGGTGCAGCCCTCGTTCCTCGGTTCCGACAACAGCCATCTCGTCGAGGCCCTGCAGCAGGCCAGCGGCCGGCTGGCCGGCGTTGCTGTCGTCGAGGAGGCGCTGCCGGAGAGCCAGATGGCGCGTCTGGCTGAAGCCGGCATCCGTGGCCTGCGGTTCAACCTTGTTGGCCGCGCACCGACGCTGATTGCCGATCCGGCCCACCGCCCGACCCTGCGCGCCGCCGAGCAACTCGGCCTGCATGTCGAATTGCATGCCGATGCGCCGGACCTCCTGCGCGCCCTGGCTGTGCTCGATGGATTTGACGGGCCTATCGTGGTCGACCATTTCGGCCGCCCGTCAGCCACCGCAGGCGAACTTGAGGGCCTGCTGGCGCTTGCCAAAGATCCCCGCATCCACGTCAAGCTGTCGGCGCCCTACCGGGTCCAGCGTCCGGATGCGACCAGCCTCGCGCCGCTTTTCGTCGCCGCCTTTGGTACAGAGCGGCTGCTCTGGGGCAGCGACTGGCCCTGGACCCAGTTCGAGGATCGGGTCACTGCGAATGCCGTCCTGCCCGCCGCGCTTGGTTTGACACCGGCCATGGTCGAAGGCCTCGATGCCACGGCGATGCGGCTGTTCTTTCCAGGGGCGGCGCAGCCCAACGCGGCCTGA
- a CDS encoding aldo/keto reductase, giving the protein MDYRTLGGSGLKIPALMLGTATFGGGSEFLRKWGATDVAEATSLVDICLDFGSNMFDTADGYSTGQSEEILGQAIKGRRDKVLIATKTGMPMGLGENEIGTSRHKIIASCEASLKRLGTDVIDLYQLHAFDALTPIEEMLHALDTLTRAGKIRYYGVSNYSGWHLMKMLALADRHGMPRPVTHQIYYTLVARDFEWELMPLALDQNVGTLVWSPLSGAKLSGKIGRNRRPPEGSRLATDASWPVADDLLYSVTDVLEDVSGETGRSIPQVALAWLLGRPSISSIIVGARNAAQLKDNLAACELKLTADQVARLDAASAIPPVYPYWHQRRTMMKRNPPPVG; this is encoded by the coding sequence ATGGACTATCGCACGCTCGGAGGCTCCGGCCTGAAAATCCCGGCCCTCATGCTCGGCACCGCGACCTTTGGCGGCGGCAGCGAGTTCCTGCGCAAATGGGGCGCGACCGATGTGGCCGAAGCGACTTCGCTGGTCGACATCTGCCTCGACTTCGGCTCCAACATGTTCGACACGGCCGATGGCTATTCGACGGGCCAGTCGGAGGAAATCCTCGGCCAGGCGATCAAGGGCCGCCGCGACAAGGTGCTGATCGCGACCAAGACCGGCATGCCCATGGGCCTCGGCGAGAACGAGATCGGCACGTCCCGCCACAAGATCATCGCGTCCTGCGAGGCAAGCCTCAAGCGGCTCGGCACGGACGTGATCGACCTCTACCAGCTGCACGCCTTCGATGCGCTCACCCCCATCGAGGAGATGCTGCACGCCCTCGACACGCTGACCCGCGCCGGCAAGATCCGCTATTACGGCGTGTCCAATTATTCTGGCTGGCACCTGATGAAGATGTTGGCGCTGGCCGACAGGCACGGCATGCCGCGTCCCGTCACGCACCAGATCTATTACACGCTGGTGGCGCGCGATTTCGAATGGGAGCTGATGCCGCTGGCGCTCGACCAGAATGTCGGAACCCTGGTCTGGAGCCCGCTCTCCGGCGCCAAGCTCTCCGGCAAGATCGGCCGCAACAGGCGCCCGCCGGAGGGCAGTAGGCTTGCAACCGACGCCAGTTGGCCGGTGGCAGACGATCTGCTCTATTCCGTGACGGACGTGCTGGAAGATGTCTCGGGCGAAACCGGCCGCTCGATCCCACAGGTGGCGCTGGCCTGGCTGTTGGGGCGGCCCTCGATCTCCAGCATCATTGTCGGCGCCCGCAATGCCGCACAGCTGAAGGACAATCTCGCCGCCTGCGAGCTGAAGCTGACGGCGGATCAGGTGGCGAGGCTCGATGCCGCCAGCGCCATTCCGCCGGTCTATCCCTACTGGCACCAGCGCCGCACCATGATGAAGCGCAACCCGCCGCCGGTGGGGTGA
- the galE gene encoding UDP-glucose 4-epimerase GalE — MTVLVTGGAGYIGSHMVLELADAGEKIVVLDNLSTGFVWAVDPRATLVVGDMGNQALVETVIRQHGVDAIIHFAAKIVVPDSVADPLGYYLANTVKTRAVMAAAVATGVKHFIFSSTAAVYGTPKVMPVAEDAPTQPESPYGTSKLITEWMLRDASAAHDLRHVVLRYFNVAGADPQGRTGQSTPNATHLIKVAVQTALGLRAKMDVFGTDYPTPDGTCVRDYIHVTDLVGAHLAALKHLRAGGASMVANCGYGHGYSVKEVIDTVREVTRVPFKVDYAPRRPGDAAAVVADPTRAKTILGWKPAHEDLNEIVQAAYAWERRLANGPG, encoded by the coding sequence ATGACCGTTCTTGTCACCGGCGGCGCCGGCTATATTGGCAGCCATATGGTGCTGGAGCTGGCCGATGCCGGCGAAAAGATCGTCGTGCTCGACAATCTGTCGACCGGCTTCGTCTGGGCCGTCGACCCCAGAGCCACCCTCGTGGTCGGCGACATGGGCAATCAGGCTCTCGTCGAGACCGTCATCCGCCAGCACGGCGTCGATGCCATCATCCACTTCGCCGCCAAGATCGTCGTGCCGGACTCGGTCGCCGATCCGCTCGGCTATTATCTCGCCAACACGGTCAAGACCCGCGCCGTCATGGCCGCCGCCGTGGCCACCGGCGTGAAGCACTTCATCTTCTCATCCACCGCCGCGGTCTATGGCACGCCCAAGGTCATGCCGGTGGCCGAAGACGCGCCGACCCAGCCGGAAAGCCCCTATGGCACGTCGAAGCTGATCACCGAATGGATGCTGCGCGACGCCTCCGCGGCCCATGATCTCCGCCATGTCGTGCTGCGCTATTTCAACGTCGCCGGCGCCGACCCGCAGGGCCGCACGGGACAGTCGACGCCGAACGCCACCCACCTCATCAAGGTGGCGGTGCAGACGGCGCTCGGCCTGCGCGCCAAGATGGATGTGTTCGGCACCGATTATCCGACGCCCGACGGCACCTGTGTGCGCGACTATATCCACGTCACCGACCTCGTCGGCGCCCATCTGGCGGCGCTGAAGCACCTGCGCGCCGGTGGCGCCAGCATGGTGGCCAATTGCGGCTATGGCCACGGCTATTCGGTCAAGGAGGTGATCGACACAGTGCGCGAGGTCACCCGCGTGCCGTTCAAGGTCGATTATGCGCCGCGCCGCCCGGGCGATGCGGCAGCCGTGGTCGCCGATCCGACCCGCGCCAAGACCATTCTCGGCTGGAAGCCGGCGCATGAGGACCTGAACGAGATCGTCCAGGCCGCCTATGCCTGGGAGCGACGCCTCGCCAACGGGCCAGGGTGA
- a CDS encoding CPBP family intramembrane glutamic endopeptidase — MLDARRLPIALATFAVWTAITLFGARLSHGSAASLLDMLKSSVALHLVAAALFLVVVALVCGWRDLAVRGPSPGSLRILWLPMLYLVGFAGMATALGWPSMSVLLFVAINTLFVGISEELMFRGVLYRAFLTRLPVWPAIVATSLMFGSVHVLNGFITGKFGEAAVQALAATLTGLAMMAILLRTGSLVVAMAYHALWDFLTFSMSAGQKAGTVEAAAAGGWATLVLPIALVLPNAVYGLYLMRYVGRPAPRAP; from the coding sequence ATGCTCGATGCACGCCGCCTGCCGATCGCGCTCGCCACTTTCGCGGTATGGACCGCCATCACCCTGTTCGGGGCGCGGCTGAGCCATGGATCGGCTGCCTCGCTTCTGGACATGCTGAAGAGCAGCGTCGCGCTTCATCTGGTGGCCGCGGCGCTGTTCCTGGTCGTGGTGGCGCTCGTCTGCGGCTGGCGCGATCTCGCGGTGCGTGGTCCGTCGCCGGGATCGCTGCGGATCCTGTGGCTCCCGATGCTCTATCTCGTCGGCTTTGCCGGGATGGCGACCGCTCTGGGCTGGCCGTCGATGTCGGTGTTGCTGTTCGTCGCCATCAACACCCTGTTCGTCGGCATTTCCGAGGAGCTGATGTTCCGCGGCGTGCTCTACCGGGCCTTCCTGACACGCTTGCCGGTCTGGCCGGCGATCGTGGCGACATCGCTCATGTTTGGCAGCGTCCACGTGCTCAATGGCTTCATCACGGGCAAATTCGGCGAGGCCGCCGTCCAGGCGTTGGCCGCGACGCTGACCGGTCTTGCGATGATGGCGATCCTGCTCCGCACCGGCTCGCTCGTGGTCGCGATGGCCTATCACGCCCTCTGGGACTTCCTGACCTTTTCCATGTCGGCGGGCCAGAAGGCGGGGACGGTCGAGGCGGCGGCTGCGGGCGGCTGGGCAACGCTTGTCCTGCCGATCGCGCTTGTCCTGCCCAATGCGGTCTACGGGCTCTATCTCATGCGCTATGTCGGGCGGCCGGCGCCCCGCGCGCCCTGA
- a CDS encoding Bug family tripartite tricarboxylate transporter substrate binding protein yields the protein MSRTRLALAAVAALVAGSFTATAQTFPSRPITMVVPFAPGGPTDIVARIAAERMSQTLGQQVVVENVAGAAGTTGAARVARAAPDGYTILMGPMSTMSFSPALYPRLAFNPLTDFEPVGIVASAPIMLVANKNLPGKTLADFAAHLKANTASINNGNAGVGSTSHLSCALLNARMGVTPTLVPYRGTGPALQDVVAGQIGYLCDQVTSLMGQVQAGAVQPLAVLAPTRSPVLPNVPTATEAGMAGVDMVVWNAIFAPKGTPAEIVTALNQAIAKAIDDPSARDRFLQLGAEAPAAAQRSPQALGQIHAADVAKWGDVIRAANIKVE from the coding sequence ATGTCCAGGACCAGGCTGGCGCTTGCCGCCGTTGCAGCGCTTGTTGCGGGCTCGTTCACCGCAACCGCGCAGACCTTTCCCTCGCGCCCGATCACCATGGTGGTGCCCTTCGCGCCGGGCGGGCCGACCGATATCGTCGCCCGCATCGCCGCCGAGCGCATGTCGCAGACCCTCGGCCAGCAGGTGGTGGTGGAGAATGTCGCCGGTGCTGCCGGCACGACGGGTGCTGCCCGCGTCGCCCGCGCAGCCCCCGACGGCTACACGATCCTGATGGGCCCGATGAGCACGATGAGCTTCTCGCCCGCGCTCTATCCCCGCCTCGCCTTCAATCCGCTGACCGATTTCGAGCCGGTCGGCATCGTCGCCTCCGCCCCGATCATGCTGGTGGCGAACAAGAACCTGCCGGGCAAGACGCTCGCCGACTTCGCCGCCCATCTGAAGGCCAACACCGCCTCCATCAACAACGGCAATGCCGGCGTCGGCTCCACCTCGCACCTCTCCTGCGCCCTGCTCAACGCGCGCATGGGCGTGACGCCGACGCTGGTGCCCTATCGCGGCACGGGCCCTGCCCTGCAGGACGTGGTGGCCGGCCAGATCGGCTATCTCTGCGATCAGGTGACCAGCCTGATGGGTCAGGTCCAGGCCGGCGCGGTGCAGCCGCTGGCGGTTTTGGCCCCCACCCGCTCGCCGGTGCTGCCGAATGTGCCGACCGCGACGGAAGCCGGCATGGCGGGCGTCGACATGGTGGTGTGGAACGCCATCTTCGCGCCCAAGGGCACGCCGGCCGAGATCGTCACCGCTCTCAACCAGGCGATCGCCAAGGCGATCGACGACCCGAGCGCCCGCGACCGCTTCCTGCAGCTCGGCGCCGAGGCTCCCGCCGCCGCGCAACGCTCGCCCCAGGCGCTTGGCCAGATCCACGCCGCCGACGTCGCCAAATGGGGCGATGTGATCCGGGCCGCCAATATCAAGGTGGAGTGA
- a CDS encoding TetR/AcrR family transcriptional regulator, with translation MADEAAGAPVIKKPVRKRDSVATRARILNVATREFANKGFEGARTDDIADRARINKRMIYHYFTSKEQLYLAVLEEAYERARSAEQKLEFDQLEPLAALIRFVEFTFDSFVRDRTFINLLGTENRQRARVLKKSAQVNTMNSPIIEALAGILKRGEKAGVIRPGLDALQLWITLTGVCYFFFSNIYTLSVIFERDFEQAAVIAERRAHVVDFVMHAVKA, from the coding sequence ATGGCGGACGAGGCGGCAGGCGCGCCGGTGATCAAGAAGCCGGTGCGCAAGCGCGACAGCGTGGCCACCCGCGCCCGCATCCTGAACGTCGCCACCCGCGAATTCGCCAACAAGGGCTTCGAGGGCGCCCGCACCGACGACATCGCGGATCGCGCGCGCATCAACAAGCGCATGATCTACCACTACTTCACCTCGAAGGAGCAGCTCTACCTGGCGGTTCTCGAGGAGGCCTATGAGCGCGCCCGCTCGGCCGAACAGAAGCTGGAATTCGACCAGCTGGAGCCGCTGGCCGCTCTCATCCGCTTTGTCGAGTTCACCTTCGACAGTTTCGTGCGCGACCGCACCTTCATCAACCTGCTCGGCACCGAGAACCGTCAGCGCGCGCGGGTCCTGAAGAAGTCGGCCCAGGTCAACACGATGAACTCGCCGATCATCGAAGCCCTCGCCGGCATCCTCAAGCGGGGCGAGAAGGCCGGCGTCATCCGCCCGGGCCTCGACGCCCTGCAGCTGTGGATCACGCTGACCGGCGTCTGCTACTTCTTCTTCTCCAACATCTACACGCTGTCGGTGATCTTCGAGCGCGACTTCGAGCAGGCCGCGGTGATTGCCGAGCGGCGCGCCCATGTGGTCGATTTCGTGATGCATGCCGTGAAGGCGTGA
- a CDS encoding sugar phosphate isomerase/epimerase family protein, whose protein sequence is MRDFSKDHSLLSLNTATVRKQGDLLAIIEACARHEIRAISPWRDQVATVGLDAAVKAVKANGLKLSGYCRGGMFPADAAHRAAARDDNRRAVDEAVAFGAACLVLVVGGLPHYARPGSAISHDLGAARQQVEDGIGELLDYARTAAMPLAIEPLHPMYAADRACVNTLEQSLDICDRLDPGRTGALGVACDVYHVWWDPNLYRDIIRAGRERLLAFHVCDWLVPTRDLLNDRGMMGDGVIEIAKIRQAVEAQGFEGFSEVEIFSELDWWKRPMDEVLKTCIERHKSAV, encoded by the coding sequence ATGCGCGACTTCTCGAAGGACCATAGCCTCCTCTCCCTCAACACCGCGACGGTGAGGAAGCAGGGCGATCTCCTCGCCATTATCGAGGCCTGCGCGCGCCACGAGATCCGCGCCATCTCGCCCTGGCGCGACCAGGTGGCGACTGTCGGCCTCGACGCGGCGGTGAAGGCGGTCAAGGCCAACGGGCTGAAGCTCTCGGGCTATTGCCGGGGCGGCATGTTCCCGGCCGATGCCGCCCACCGGGCAGCCGCGCGTGACGATAACCGCCGCGCGGTCGACGAAGCCGTGGCCTTTGGTGCCGCTTGTCTCGTGCTGGTAGTGGGCGGCCTGCCGCATTATGCGCGCCCCGGTTCGGCGATCTCGCATGATCTGGGAGCCGCGCGCCAGCAGGTGGAAGACGGCATCGGGGAGCTGCTGGACTATGCCAGGACAGCCGCCATGCCGCTCGCCATCGAGCCGCTGCACCCGATGTATGCCGCCGACCGGGCCTGCGTGAACACGCTGGAACAGTCGCTCGACATCTGCGACCGGCTGGATCCCGGCCGCACTGGCGCGCTCGGGGTCGCCTGCGACGTCTATCACGTCTGGTGGGACCCAAACCTCTACCGCGATATCATCAGGGCCGGGCGCGAGCGCCTGCTCGCCTTCCATGTCTGCGATTGGCTGGTGCCGACCCGCGACCTGCTCAATGATCGCGGCATGATGGGGGACGGCGTGATCGAGATCGCGAAGATCCGGCAGGCGGTGGAAGCGCAGGGTTTCGAAGGGTTCTCGGAAGTGGAGATCTTCTCCGAACTCGACTGGTGGAAGCGCCCGATGGACGAGGTGCTCAAGACCTGCATCGAGCGGCACAAAAGCGCGGTGTGA
- a CDS encoding dihydrodipicolinate synthase family protein has protein sequence MLDKPQTAASVVLPRADRTLERFRLSVPKNFPDRITRPLNRVALAAAHVVADPFAEVDPWLGAAPDWERTMAYRDYLWGLGLGVAESMDTAQRGMGLDWPMALDLLTRSVKAAKATPGAVVFSGAGTDHLDVAAARTIDDVITAYEQQFAAIEAVGGRIIMMASRALAKLAKGPQDYARVYDRILTQSREPVIIHWLGDMFDPALAGYWGTPDLDAAMDTAVDVINRNAAKVDGVKISLLDKDKEIAMRRRLDSRVRMYTGDDFNYAELIAGDDQGYSHALLGIFDAIAPAAAGALSALADGDTATFHDIFAPTVPLSRHIFKAPTRFYKTGVVFVAYLNGHQDHFTMVGGQESTRSTLHLAELFRLADAAGILRDPEQAAARMATVMAARGIA, from the coding sequence ATGCTGGACAAGCCGCAGACCGCCGCAAGTGTCGTCCTGCCGCGCGCCGACCGGACGCTGGAGCGTTTCCGCCTGTCGGTGCCGAAGAATTTCCCCGACCGGATCACGCGCCCCTTGAACCGCGTGGCGCTGGCCGCCGCCCATGTGGTGGCCGATCCTTTCGCCGAGGTCGATCCCTGGCTTGGCGCCGCGCCCGACTGGGAGCGCACCATGGCCTATCGCGACTATCTCTGGGGCCTCGGCCTTGGCGTCGCGGAATCCATGGACACCGCCCAGCGCGGCATGGGTCTCGACTGGCCGATGGCGCTCGACCTTCTGACCCGCTCGGTGAAGGCGGCCAAGGCGACGCCTGGCGCCGTGGTGTTCTCGGGCGCCGGCACCGATCATCTCGATGTCGCCGCAGCCCGGACCATTGACGATGTCATCACCGCCTACGAGCAGCAGTTCGCGGCCATCGAGGCTGTCGGCGGGCGCATCATCATGATGGCCTCGCGGGCGCTCGCCAAGCTTGCCAAGGGTCCGCAGGATTATGCCCGCGTCTATGACCGGATCCTCACCCAGTCGCGCGAGCCAGTGATCATCCACTGGCTGGGCGATATGTTCGATCCCGCGCTGGCTGGCTATTGGGGCACGCCCGATCTCGACGCCGCCATGGATACGGCGGTCGATGTCATCAACCGCAATGCCGCCAAGGTGGACGGCGTGAAGATCTCTCTCCTCGACAAGGACAAGGAGATCGCCATGCGGCGCCGGCTCGACAGCCGCGTGCGCATGTATACCGGCGACGATTTCAACTATGCCGAGCTGATCGCCGGCGACGATCAGGGCTATTCCCACGCACTGCTCGGCATTTTCGACGCGATCGCGCCGGCTGCCGCGGGCGCGCTGTCGGCGCTGGCCGATGGCGATACCGCCACCTTCCACGACATTTTCGCGCCCACCGTTCCCCTGTCGCGCCACATCTTCAAGGCGCCGACGCGCTTCTACAAGACAGGCGTGGTCTTCGTGGCCTATCTCAACGGCCACCAGGACCATTTCACCATGGTGGGTGGCCAGGAGAGCACGCGCTCGACACTGCATCTGGCTGAGCTGTTCCGGCTCGCCGATGCCGCCGGCATCCTGCGCGATCCGGAGCAGGCGGCGGCACGGATGGCGACGGTGATGGCGGCGCGGGGCATTGCCTGA